A genomic window from Leptolyngbya sp. BL0902 includes:
- a CDS encoding ABC transporter permease has translation MERYGQVLRLFWSTAIAAELEYRINFVIATLTSLGNLAGSLFGLFLFYQTGYQFQGWSWDEALLVLGMFTLLQGFSATVLIPNLNKIVTQVQEGTLDFVLLKPISSQFWLSTRIFSPWGLPDLVFGLLILAYAGRRLGLGWGDYLLAVPPLLCGALSLYSLWFMLGATSIWFVKVYNVTEVLRGLLEAGRFPIVGYPAAYRVFFTFVIPVAFLTTVPAQAMLNQGGQGWFLASAVLAGILLFLANRFWRFALRFYTSASS, from the coding sequence ATGGAACGCTACGGACAAGTGTTGCGCCTATTTTGGAGCACCGCCATCGCCGCCGAGTTGGAGTATCGGATCAACTTTGTCATCGCCACCCTGACCAGCCTAGGCAACCTAGCAGGCAGTCTATTTGGCCTGTTTTTGTTCTACCAAACGGGCTATCAATTCCAGGGCTGGAGTTGGGATGAAGCCTTGCTGGTGCTGGGCATGTTCACCCTGCTCCAGGGCTTTTCTGCCACGGTACTCATCCCCAACCTCAACAAGATTGTGACCCAAGTCCAAGAGGGAACCCTCGATTTTGTCCTCCTCAAGCCCATCAGCTCACAGTTCTGGTTGTCTACCCGCATCTTCTCCCCCTGGGGTCTGCCCGACCTCGTTTTTGGCCTGCTGATCCTGGCCTATGCGGGGCGTCGCTTGGGGCTGGGCTGGGGAGACTATCTGTTGGCCGTGCCGCCCCTGCTCTGCGGTGCCCTGAGTTTGTATAGTTTGTGGTTTATGCTGGGGGCCACCAGCATTTGGTTTGTCAAGGTCTACAACGTCACCGAAGTCTTACGGGGGCTGCTAGAGGCCGGACGCTTCCCCATCGTGGGCTATCCCGCCGCCTACCGCGTTTTCTTTACCTTTGTGATTCCCGTTGCCTTTCTCACCACCGTCCCCGCCCAAGCCATGCTGAACCAAGGGGGACAGGGCTGGTTCCTAGCCTCGGCGGTGCTGGCAGGAATACTGCTATTTCTGGCCAACCGATTCTGGCGCTTTGCCCTCCGGTTTTACACTAGCGCCTCTAGCTAG
- a CDS encoding DUF167 domain-containing protein, which produces MGQLQLIVQVKPNAKQQKLVRREDGTWLVHLQAPPTDGKANQELVTCLAQHFGITKAQVSIRSGHTGRIKRVWINADSVTVDD; this is translated from the coding sequence ATGGGACAGCTTCAACTTATCGTGCAGGTGAAGCCCAACGCCAAGCAGCAAAAACTCGTGCGCCGAGAGGATGGCACATGGCTGGTGCATCTCCAGGCTCCTCCCACCGATGGCAAGGCTAATCAGGAGCTTGTGACCTGTTTGGCCCAGCATTTTGGTATTACCAAGGCGCAAGTGTCGATTCGTTCTGGCCACACCGGGCGGATTAAGCGGGTTTGGATTAACGCTGATAGCGTCACGGTCGATGACTGA
- a CDS encoding sodium-dependent transporter, translated as MSRQQWSSQTVFILAAVGSAVGLGNVWRFPYLAGRYGGGAFLIPYLLAFVLLATPMLILELAIGQRMQRGPIQSLRRMHPAFGGVGLVAVTSAFLVVAYYAVVMAWCLLYLVRSLGVPWADDPEGYFFGQVLQISDSIGQLGGFNWPILIALAVIWLSIYFCIWQGPKSVGKVVLYTVPIPVVVLGVLFVRSLFLPGFFDGWRVYLTPVWSAMLDPAVWTAAAAQAFLTLSVAFAIMLTYASYKQPDEDIVKSSWLTAIADLAISLFAGFVVFAVLGYMAWSTGVTVQDVAASGPGLAFVVFPKALSLMPLAGLFSALFFFMLLTLGIDSAFSLIEPTVAAVLDIQPGRKSTHIAGWACLAAFLVGTLYTTKAGLYFLDIVDHFVTTYNAILVALGMALLGGWVFGAEALRRYVNDISDWQIGRWWNGAIKWVAPVVLVILLATQLSTDLRTPYEGYPAWALAIGWGTVILPVGAGIALSFGPKAKFDDESTDSELTD; from the coding sequence ATGTCGCGTCAACAATGGTCGTCGCAGACCGTGTTTATTCTTGCTGCGGTGGGTTCGGCGGTGGGGTTGGGGAATGTATGGCGCTTTCCCTACCTGGCCGGACGCTACGGCGGCGGGGCATTTTTGATTCCCTACCTGTTGGCCTTTGTGCTGTTAGCCACGCCGATGCTGATTTTGGAGTTGGCCATTGGTCAGCGGATGCAGCGGGGGCCGATTCAATCCCTACGACGGATGCATCCAGCCTTTGGCGGGGTAGGTCTAGTGGCGGTGACTTCGGCTTTTTTGGTCGTGGCCTACTATGCCGTGGTGATGGCCTGGTGTTTGCTGTACCTGGTGCGATCCTTGGGGGTGCCCTGGGCCGATGACCCAGAGGGCTATTTCTTTGGTCAGGTGTTGCAAATCAGCGACAGCATTGGCCAACTGGGCGGGTTCAACTGGCCAATTTTAATTGCCCTGGCGGTAATTTGGCTGTCGATCTATTTCTGTATTTGGCAAGGCCCCAAGAGCGTGGGCAAAGTTGTGCTGTACACGGTGCCAATTCCGGTGGTGGTGCTGGGGGTGCTGTTTGTGCGGTCGCTGTTTTTGCCGGGATTTTTCGATGGCTGGCGGGTGTACCTCACCCCCGTGTGGAGCGCCATGCTCGATCCGGCGGTGTGGACGGCGGCAGCGGCCCAGGCGTTTCTCACCCTGTCCGTGGCCTTTGCCATCATGCTCACCTACGCCAGCTACAAACAGCCCGATGAGGACATTGTGAAATCCTCCTGGCTCACCGCCATTGCCGACCTCGCCATTAGCCTGTTTGCCGGGTTTGTGGTGTTCGCCGTCCTGGGCTACATGGCCTGGAGTACAGGGGTAACGGTACAGGATGTGGCTGCCTCTGGGCCGGGGCTGGCCTTTGTGGTGTTCCCCAAGGCCTTGAGCCTGATGCCCTTGGCCGGACTGTTTAGCGCCCTGTTCTTCTTTATGCTGCTCACCCTCGGCATCGACAGCGCCTTTTCGTTGATTGAACCCACCGTGGCGGCGGTGCTGGACATTCAGCCCGGACGCAAAAGCACCCACATCGCCGGATGGGCCTGTTTGGCGGCGTTCCTAGTCGGCACTCTTTACACCACCAAGGCGGGGCTGTACTTCCTCGATATCGTCGATCACTTCGTCACCACCTACAACGCCATCCTCGTGGCCCTGGGCATGGCCCTGCTGGGGGGCTGGGTGTTTGGGGCCGAAGCCCTGCGCCGCTACGTCAACGACATCAGCGACTGGCAAATAGGCCGCTGGTGGAATGGGGCGATTAAATGGGTGGCCCCCGTAGTGCTGGTGATTCTGCTGGCGACCCAGCTCTCCACCGACCTCCGCACCCCCTACGAAGGCTACCCCGCCTGGGCCTTGGCCATCGGTTGGGGCACGGTAATTTTGCCCGTGGGGGCCGGAATCGCCCTCAGCTTTGGGCCAAAAGCCAAATTCGACGACGAATCCACCGACAGCGAACTCACTGATTAG
- a CDS encoding ABC transporter permease — protein MSLLYPQPVNHALHHALHHALKLARVMLSVYYAYMVEYRAELLFWVLSGTLPLILMGLWAEAAQSGQFALSPTEFVQYFLAVFLVRQFTVVWVIWEFEREVVEGKLSPYLLQPVDPVWRHFFSHIAERFARLPFALVLVGLFLVLYPQAAWWPSLGNGVLALLAIILAFALRFLMQYTFALLAFWTERVVALEQFWFLLYIFLSGMAAPLTLFPDLVRAVVQWTPFPYLIYFPASLLTNQADHIVQGFAAMGLWGIAFLALNRWLWRRGLRQYSGMGA, from the coding sequence GTGTCGCTGCTCTATCCTCAGCCCGTGAACCACGCCCTTCATCACGCTCTCCACCACGCCCTTAAACTAGCGCGGGTCATGCTGTCGGTTTACTACGCCTATATGGTGGAATACCGGGCAGAACTCTTGTTTTGGGTGCTATCCGGTACACTGCCGCTAATTTTGATGGGGCTTTGGGCTGAAGCGGCCCAAAGCGGCCAGTTTGCCCTCAGCCCGACGGAATTTGTTCAGTATTTTCTGGCGGTGTTTCTGGTGCGCCAGTTCACGGTGGTTTGGGTGATTTGGGAATTTGAACGGGAGGTGGTCGAGGGCAAGCTTTCGCCCTACCTGTTGCAGCCCGTAGATCCGGTGTGGCGACATTTCTTCAGCCACATAGCCGAACGCTTTGCCCGTTTGCCCTTTGCCCTGGTGCTGGTGGGGTTATTTTTGGTGCTCTATCCCCAGGCCGCTTGGTGGCCGAGCCTGGGCAATGGCGTCCTGGCGCTGCTGGCGATTATCCTGGCCTTTGCCCTGCGGTTTTTAATGCAGTACACCTTTGCCCTCCTCGCGTTTTGGACAGAGCGGGTGGTGGCCCTAGAGCAGTTCTGGTTTCTGCTGTATATCTTTTTGTCGGGGATGGCAGCTCCCCTCACGCTGTTTCCTGATCTGGTGCGGGCGGTGGTGCAGTGGACGCCCTTTCCCTACCTGATTTACTTTCCGGCCAGTCTGCTCACCAACCAAGCCGACCACATCGTTCAGGGATTTGCAGCCATGGGGCTGTGGGGAATCGCCTTTTTGGCGCTGAACCGCTGGCTGTGGCGGCGGGGGCTGCGGCAATATTCGGGCATGGGGGCCTAG
- a CDS encoding TPM domain-containing protein: MRNRPSEPDRLPRPAVPSAWVGPGRAWGAVIGVGILALSLGLGFAPIEAVTAAAPDHKAGFAMAPAGPASLSRLGTQPDALLLAQAAYPARQDSQINDYANVIEPHDAAQIRFVLDHLRTAYGLEAVVVTVPSIGTYGTGDPTVEAFATRLFNTWGLGDAQRNDGVLVLLAVADRTVRIELGRGYSSAYDARMKTVIDEYMVPQFRSGYYSLGLVRGVEAMVEPLTGSPPGPLERIPAAWDSLPVPAGVRSLLVGGGLLGSLLLLFWQGTNFVLTPTCPGCQRRMKKLDDASARFYLDAGQRLELELKSVLHSVWECPSCRQRTTRKFNMPFQKFNPCPRCRYKTLEVVKQTTLRAATYSSSGEALAERHCRQCHYADETTVILPRLERDSDSSSGSSGGSGGGGGSSSGGGASGSW, translated from the coding sequence ATGCGTAACCGACCGTCAGAACCAGATAGACTGCCGCGCCCTGCGGTACCCTCAGCTTGGGTTGGGCCGGGGCGAGCTTGGGGGGCTGTCATCGGGGTGGGGATCTTGGCCCTCAGCCTGGGATTGGGATTTGCGCCCATTGAAGCGGTCACGGCGGCGGCCCCAGACCATAAGGCAGGCTTCGCAATGGCTCCCGCAGGCCCAGCCTCGTTATCTCGGCTAGGCACCCAACCCGATGCGCTGTTGTTAGCCCAGGCCGCCTATCCGGCTCGCCAAGATTCGCAGATTAACGACTATGCCAATGTTATCGAACCCCACGATGCCGCACAAATCCGGTTCGTGCTGGATCACCTGCGTACAGCCTACGGCCTCGAAGCGGTGGTGGTAACAGTGCCCTCCATCGGCACCTACGGCACGGGCGATCCCACCGTGGAAGCCTTTGCCACTCGACTGTTCAACACCTGGGGGCTTGGGGATGCCCAGCGCAACGACGGCGTGCTGGTGCTGCTGGCGGTGGCAGATCGCACGGTACGGATCGAACTGGGGCGGGGCTACAGTTCCGCCTACGATGCCCGCATGAAGACCGTGATTGACGAGTATATGGTGCCCCAGTTCCGCAGCGGCTACTATAGCCTGGGCCTGGTGCGTGGCGTAGAAGCCATGGTAGAACCGCTCACCGGATCGCCCCCTGGCCCCCTAGAGCGCATTCCCGCCGCCTGGGACAGTTTGCCCGTGCCTGCCGGGGTGAGATCGCTGCTGGTGGGGGGTGGCTTGCTAGGAAGTCTGTTGCTGCTGTTTTGGCAAGGAACCAACTTTGTCCTCACCCCCACCTGTCCGGGCTGTCAGCGGCGCATGAAGAAGCTGGACGACGCTAGCGCTAGGTTCTACCTCGATGCCGGACAGCGCCTAGAGCTAGAGCTAAAGTCGGTGCTCCACAGCGTATGGGAATGCCCTAGTTGCCGCCAGCGCACCACCCGCAAGTTCAATATGCCCTTTCAAAAGTTCAACCCTTGCCCCCGTTGCCGCTACAAAACCCTAGAAGTGGTAAAGCAAACCACGCTGCGGGCGGCGACCTACAGTAGTTCTGGGGAAGCCCTAGCGGAACGCCACTGCCGCCAATGCCACTACGCTGACGAAACCACTGTCATCCTGCCCCGCCTAGAACGGGATAGCGATTCCTCCTCCGGGAGCAGTGGCGGCAGTGGCGGCGGCGGCGGTTCGTCCTCTGGGGGCGGGGCTAGCGGCAGTTGGTAG